The Herpetosiphon gulosus nucleotide sequence ATCGGCGAGGTTGACCGCGCCAGTGCGTTGCTCAACATTGCGTACTTTGGTGCGAATATTAACCGCAGGCATCGCCACATTAACAACTTCACCAGCGCCAGCGCCAGCAATTGGCTTGCCAACTTGGCGACGAACTGAGGCAATCGCTGGACGGGCAGCCCCAAAGCTCAGGCTGTTGATCACATTCGCGCCGTGTGATGGGCGAATAGCAGTCAATTGACCAGCTTCAACTCCAATGTTGGTCACATCAGGAGCAAGGCCAACACCCAATTCGGCAGCCAAGGCTCCTGTAAAATCGCGCATTTGCAACGACGAACCAGTCAAAAAGACTTCTGGTTGATGGGCTTCGATTGCAGCTTTGGCAGCAGCAACATAGCCATCGGTAGTATAGTGCGCCAAATTGGCATCATCTACTACATAGGCTTTGCTTGCGCCAGCAGCAAATGCTTGCTCAACCAAGCTCGCGGTATTGCTGCCAAGCACCAAGGCAGCCACTGCTTGACCAAGCGCATCGGCAATTTCTTTGCCTTTGCCCAATAATTCCTTGGAAATTGCCCCAACTTCGCCATTTTTATGTTCGATTAAGACCCAAACGCCACTAGCCATGAAAACACCTCATTGTGAAAGTCAAAAGTCAAAAGTCAAAAGTCAACGTCGAGATCATCAATCATGTAGAGCAAGTAGTTCATTGACATGAACTATTTTGCCTTCTGATTTTTGCCTTTTGATTTACTATAGGATTTGATTTTCAACCAATTTTTGCACTAAGCTGCTAACTTGGGTTTGCACGTTGCCACTGATCATCTCGCCAGATGGGCGGGCTGGTGGTGGTACACGATCAGCAACTTGGACATTACCAGCAACATCGCTGCCGCCAAGACCAAGGTCGCCTAAACTCCAGGTTGGGATTGGTTGCTTGCTGACTTTGCGAATCTTCAACAATGATGGGTAACGTGGCTCGTTCAAATCCTTGACGGCTGTCACAACAACAGGCAACGAGGCTTCGACCGTTTCGAGGGTATCTTCTAAGGCGCGATCAACCACAATGCTGCTTTCGGTTAATTCGTGCACTTTGAAAACATAGGTAAGTTGCGACCAACCAAGGAAGCGAGCCAAGGCTGGGCCAAATTGGCCGGTTTCGTCGTCGGTGCTTTGCTTGCCACAAAACACGATGTTAACATTATCGAGTTTCTTGATCGCGGCGGCAACAACTTTGGCAGCGCTTTGTGAATCAACATGTTCCAAAGCTGGGTCATTGATCAACACAGCTTCGTTTGCACCCATAGCCAAGGCTTTTTTGAGTGAATCAGTGGCATCATCGCTGCCAAGGCTGATCACGGTCACCTGGCCATCGTTCTTTTCGGCCCACTGCAAGGCTTCTTCAATCGCATATTCATCAAACAAATTGATAATTGGATTGATTCCGTCGGTGTTAATCTGCTTATCGGCAGTGATTTTCACACTATTTTGTTCAGGAACTTGCTTAACACAAACTACTGCGTGCATTCAAGAAACCTCCGTTGGTTTGCTGAGTGGCTCTTTTGCCACAAGCAGGCGCTGTGGCTTTGGCCATAGTATACCATAGACTCGCCGAACATGACGCACTGCGTTTAACTCCAAAAGCTCACTTATTTTGTACAATTGCTGTGCATTTGGCTGGCGTATACTCATAATAAGCCATGATCCGCCTGCCGCTGCCAGTGCTCCATGCCAGCACTTGGTTGATCGTGGCTGCTGAACGAGGAGTTTTTTGATGGATTTAAATGAGTTTGAATCGGTGCGTAGGCTGCGCAAAACCGCGTTTAAGTATTGTTGTGGCATTTCTTTAGGCGTAAGTATTTTCTTATTATTTATAAATATCATATTCTACGATACATTCATTTGGTATCTCGCATTATTGACGACTGTTTATAGCGCATTAATATTTTTATTTGAAGATAAATTCCTAATAAAAGGCTTGATTGTCAATTTAATGGGATTATTTTATATATTATTCTCAAATTTTCCCGAAACGGCAATAAATGTCGTAGAGAATTACAATGTATTACTATTAATCCCATTATCCATGGTTGGTTTGATATCAGGCTCATTTTATATGTTAGTATTCGGATTTATTGAGGCTACAATTATATTTGTAAATTTATTCATTATCAATTTACCTGATTATCATGTTGTAGCTTCAAATATGTTAATTACGGGAATCGCTTTTTTAGTAATTTGGTTTTTAGTACGATCTTTAGAAAATGCCCTGCGCCAATCATTGCATCTCCAAGCCAATTTGCAAGATTTGGTTGATGAGCGCACGGCTCAATTAGCTACTAGCGTCCAAGAGGCCAAATCGGCTCAGCGCATTGCCGAACAAGCCAACCTGCGCAAATCGCAATTTTTGGCTACCATGAGCCACGAATTACGCACCCCACTCAACGCAATCATCAACATGACCGAGTTTATCGATTGGTTTGGACCACTCAACAGTCAACAAAAAAGCTATCAGGATCAGGTTCGTGGTGCTGGCGAACATCTCTTGCACCTCATCAACGACATTTTAGACCTTTCCAAAATCGAGGCTGGCCGCGTCGAATTGCAATTCGGCCAAGTTGATTGTGGCGATATCGCCCAAGAAGTTTTGGAAACGGTACGACCGTTGGCTGAATCCAAGGGCTTACAGGTTAGCTATCACCACGCTGACGGCACTGGCTTAGCCTGGGCTGATAGTAAAGCAATTAAACAAATCGTCTTAAATCTGCTCTCAAACGCAATCAAATTTACTGAAACTGGCCAGATTCGGGTGGCGCTTGAGTTTTCAGCCACGACCGTCAACATCAGCGTGCACGATACAGGAATTGGCATTGCCCTTGAACAACAGCAATTTATCTGGGAATCGTTTCGCCAAATTCAAAGTGCTGACGACCGCGAATATGAAGGCACTGGTTTAGGAATGAGTATCACCAAACAACTCGTCGATTTGCATGGCGGCGACATTACCGTCGAGAGCGAGCTTGGCCAAGGAACCCAATTTCAGGTGTGTCTGCCCACCAAGACGGCATGGGAGCAACGTCACAAAAGTTATGTCAAATCAACAAGCGATCACACAATCTTGGTAGTTGATGATAATCCCAACACGGTTGCCGAATTTGGCCAGCAACTAGACGCAACCACTTGGAGCATCGTGAGTTGTTTAGATAGTCGCGAAGCGTTGGCGATCTATCAACAACAACACCCAGCGATCGTTGTGTTGGATGCAACCTTAGCCTTTGTCAGCGCTCACAGCTTGATCGCAGCAATCTTAGCCATCAACCCCGATCAAGCGCTATTAATCGTGACACCAACCAATGATTATAACGTGGGCTTGGAAGCATGGCCGAGTATTACCCGCCCATGGCCCCAAGCCTTGGATGCAGTACTGCACCAAACCCTTACACTGACCCAACAGCAGCAACAGCTCGCATCACTGCCCTAGCCGATAGGAGAACCAACGTTTTTAGGAGGAAGCATGCTTACCGCAACAACCCAAATCTCAGCAGGCGTGATTGAAGATAACCCGCAAAATCTAGAAATTGCGCGGGTTTGTCTGATTCATCAATTGCATGCCCACTATCAAGGTGGCTGGCGTTCAGGCCAGAGTTTCATCACCTGGCACAGCGAACATCTCAAAGTTGGCTTCGATCTTTTATTATTGGATATTCACATGCCCAAGGAGAGTGGCATCAAACTCTATCAAGAACTGCGTGAATTGCTGCCAAAAACCAAAATTATTGCTTGGACAGCCGATGTTGTGCCGCAGCGGGTTGTCTTATACCAACAAGTTGGCTTTGATGGTATGATCGGTAAACCAATTAATACCAAACGTTTTCCATTACAAATCCAGCGAATTTTGGCTGGCGAAGCTGTCTGGGAGATTTAACTGCTATGTTGGATAATGCCGAGCCAATTCTGCTGCTGGCTGAGGATGCTCAGACTGATGCCACGATTGTGCAGGTGATTGCCCAACGCTGTGGCTGGCAGGTTGTTTGGCTCAAAAGTCTCTTTGCAATGTGGCAATATTGTGTCAGCATGCTCGATCGTGAGCAGCCGCCGCTCAATTGCGTGATTATGCTTGATATGAAAATGCCTGATCCAGCATATCGCAATTTAGAAGGCTCGGTTTTAGCAACGTGGCTGAGCCATGCCATGCACGAACAACGCTTACAACCAGTGCCAATTTTTGGTATGACGACCGATAAAACTTTGCATCGCGAGTGGGAAGCCAAAATTGCTGGCTGTTATCAATTATTTGAAAAGCCTTTACGACCTGAACATTTTCAGCGTTTACAGCAAAGCTTAAATAATCCCATGCCGCCAACAATCGATGGCGTTGATCAAATTGCTTGTGAGATTATTCGAAAACAACATTTGGATATTATGCACACAGTGATTGCCGCTTATCAAAATCAAGCAGCATCAACTCCCGATGCTGCGTGGTCGTTGGATGAACTACGCGTGCTGTTGAGCCACCTCACCAATTCGATTTATTGCCCACGCCATTTGCAACAACAACGTGAGCACATTTTAGCGCGAGCGGGCGGCTTAATTCAGCTTCAGCGTTCGATCCGCGATTTTCTCACCAATCAACAACTTTCGACCTTTGAGCTAAAAATTCTCAATCGGATTTTGCAAGGCGTTTCGCAAGAGCGCATCGCAGCCCAAGAGGCGATTGGTCGGCGCAAACTTGAGGCAACAATTGAACATATTTTAGTGGCGTTTGGGCTTTTTCTCAGCAATTAATCCCCCCAAATGTACAATCTACATCCATTTGGGGGCTTTATACTGACAATTGAGCGATGAATAGGGGTTCTTTCAACGAAATCAGAAAGAACACACTCCACTGATGTGGAAACATATGGCGTAGTTATCCTAAAGGGTTTAGGGTTGCTACGCCGTTGGTTTTTAGGCTTGTAAGGCTTGTAACTGAGCATAGGCTCCATGTTGCTCGATCAAGGCTTGATGGCTGCCAACCTCAACAATTTGGCCATGCTCAATCACCACAATCCGATCAGCGTTGCGCACGGTCGAAAGCCGATGGGCCACGACAAAGGTGGTACGGCCTTGCATCAAACGTTCTAAGGCTTCTTGAATCAAGCCTTCCGAGATGCTATCCAGCGCCGACGTTGCTTCATCCAAAATCAATACCCGTGGGTTGCGAATCAAAGCTCGGGCAATTGCTAAGCGCTGACGTTGCCCACCGGAAAGCCGTGTGCCGCGCTCGCCAATAAGCGTATCGAGGCCATCAGGCATGTCGAGCACAAATTCCAAGGCATTGGCATCGCGCAAGGCTTGCTCAATTGTCGCTTCGCTCACATCATTCAAACCATAACAAATATTGTCGCGCACCGAGCCATCGAATAGCAAGGTTTCTTGCGAAACGACCGAGATATGGCGGCGATAGCTGCGCAAATCAATCGTTTGCAGATCATGACCATCAAGCAAAATTGTGCCTGCACTAGGCTGCAAAAAGCCAATTACCAAATTAAGCAGGGTTGATTTACCCGAACCCGATGGGCCAACGAAGGCAATCGTCTCGCCTGGCTGCACTTCCAACGTCACGTCGTAGAGCGATGAACGTTGGGTGTCGGGGTAGCTGAAATGCACATTATTAAATTGAAAACGCCCAGCAACTTGATTTAGGCGTTGTTTGCCTTCATTATCTTCAATATCATCGTTATCCAGAATTTCGCTGACCGATTGAACCGATTCCAAGCCTTTGCTAATTTGGGGCGCAAGGTTGGCTAGCTCCATCACCGCACCAGTTAAAATTGAGAAATAGCTGGTCATCAAAACCACATCGCCCACGGCCAAGGGCAAAAATTGGGTATAGCAAGCCCAAGCAGCGACGACTAAACACAAACCATTGAACAAGTTGAAACTGACCCACGAAGCCGCCCCAAATAGTGAATTGACCGCATCGAGGCGTAACCCAGCATGTTGAAACTGCACCAAGCGCCGATCAAGTTTGCGCATTTCTTCTTCTTCGGCGGCGTGCGCACGAGTGATTGGGATCAGTTGGATCATTTCACTCAATCGTGCAGCCAAACGCTCAACTTGATGCCGAAAAGCACTATTACTCGATTGAATTGGATTACGGGTGGTGCGCAACACAATTGCTGCCAGCGGCACGGTTGCCACAAAAAAGACTAAAAACCATGGTGAGCGAAAGGCCACCACAATAATTGCTGCCAGTAAATTTAAAATTGCCGCCGGAAAACTCTGAAACACATTGCGGGTTAATTGCTCGATAATCTCCACATCGCGCAGCACCTTGGCCTGCAACACCCCGCTACTGCGTTGATTGTAAAAACCAATTGAAATTAATTGAAGCTGCTGAGCTAACATCGAACGTAATTTACTTTCCATGCGGCGAATCGCACGGCTCAGCAAGCGAATATACACATACTGGGTTGGAATATTCTGCAATAACACAATTAACAACAAAAATCCATCAAACCATAAACGTCCAAGCCCGATCTGGCCTTGACTAGCAATAATATTAATAATGTCAGCAGTAATCAGCGGCATAATCCAAACTGGACTATGTTTAATAATATAGATCAGACTCGCCAGCGCTAATTTACCCCAATCCTCACGATATAAGATTAATAAAAGGCGCATGGGGTTTTGAGCAGTTGATTTGGCGGTGGCAGATGAACGGCGGGCGGCAAGAGATTGATTGGTCATCGGCATAGCGATACCCTACGTTTGCAAAACAATGATCGGCGCTACATTGCGTAACCCTAGTCTACCGCATATGTAAAAATTCGCATAGCACCCAGCTTGGCAGGCCATGATCAGGTTTTTAGCCACAATCAGCGCGATCAAAATAGGTTAACGTTGGCAGCTTAACCAGCTAAACCCATGATAAATAGCTTAATATTCATGGTTGATCGGTTCAAACAACCACTTTTTAATGCTTTATTTACCAAATTTCCTTAAAGTAGCTAAAAAAAGATTAAAAATCTGCTCTACTATTAGGATATGTCGTTTTTTCGATAAAAAGTTGACATTATTCCAAGTTCTTGTTATGATGCCCCCCATACCGTAGTCCTACCTACTTCCTAGTCCCCTACACGGTAATCCCAACTCAATTGTGGCAAATAAACCATCGTAACCTTGTGGGCACTCCCATAAGTTGCATTTGCTTTGCCAAAAGCGATATTTGGTTGCCACAAGCGAAAACATCACCGGATCGATATATTTAGGAATCAGCCAGCTCTCCCTCATTCACATTCCTAAATCGACCAGTAAACCATTGGCAAATCTTGCCAAATCACACAACCCTTAATCAATAAATCGGATGGATGTTCGGCTAGGTGTCTCGTTAAATTATCTGAATTAGCATTGGTTCAGATGCATTTAATCAAGTCATTACTGATCGTTTAAGGCGTTAATCAAGGCTTGATCAACGCTGGTTGCGGCTATTCATCGCAATAGCTTGAATTGCATGCTCAATGGGTATGCAAGGTAGTTAAGTTCGGCCAAAATTTAGCCTAAGGCTAAATTAAGTTCCAGCAGCTAGCTTAACTAAGCTTTGCTATACCCAAAATACTGCATCCTCTCAAAAATTCATGTGGCGCTACAATTTAGGAAGGAGTCATCAGTGATCTTAATCATCACCAAGCTTTTAACCGATACAACTGTGGTTAGTGTCCGTGAGCTTTTAGAGACCCAAGGTCAAGAGGTTGTGGTCTTAAGTCAAGAGGTTATGGAACAAAACGCCTCATTACGGATCAATCAGACTGCTGATGGTCAAGCTCAGGCAATTTTACGCTTAGATGAGCGTGAAATAAACTTTGCTACCGATGTCAGCGCTGCATGGATTTGGCGCAGCTGGCGACCAGAGCCACTGCTTGAACGCTATCAGCCATTAGTCAAACAAGCCGATGAATGGAATTTCTTTTCCAATGAATGGGGCGCATTATACAAGGGTATCGTTTTAGCGCTCAAATGTCATAATATTTTCTGCGTCAATCCACCACCATTTCACGAAGCATTTGAAGAAAAATGCGGTCAATTATGGACAGCTGCTGATGTTGGCTTTAAAATCCCAGATACATTATTTACAGCACATCTGCCATATGCACAAGATTTCTACGAGCAACACGCCGAATCAATTATTTATAAGCCATTCCGTCCATTCTTCAAAATGATCCCTCAAAAAGATGAAGAACCAAGCAAAATTGCCAAATTGTTGACTAATCGGGTTTCTAAGCAACACTTTACTAATGCACGCAATGCAATTCCTACTCCTGGGATTTTCCAACCCTACGTTGAAAAAGCCTTTGAATTGCGGATTGTCGTGGTTGGTCGTGAAATTTTTAGCTGTGCAATTCACTCGCAAAGTAGCGAACGTGCTCGCGAAGACTGGCGACGCTACGATATTCCCAACACGCCGCATCAAATCTATGCATTGCCCAATGATTTGGCCGCCAAAGTTCGCACCTATATGGATCGGCTGAACTTGGTGTTTGGTAGCATTGATATGATTGTCACCCCCGAAGGCGAGCATATTTTCCTCGAAATCAACCCCAATGGCCAATTCGATTGGATTGATCGCCTGACGGGCATGCCAATTTATGAACATTTTGCAGCAATGTTGCAAGCTGCCAGCATCGATTATCCAATTCCTTTGGCTCAGGAGGCTGTTAATGCTCAGTAAGACGTTAATTTACCGCCGCTTACCATGGATTCGTGCTTCGGAAGGACGCGATTGCGGCCCTTCGGTCTTTGCATCAGTAGCACATTTCTACAAGCATCGAATTACCTTGGAGCAAGCGCGAGCGTTGGTTGGAGCCGATCGAAATGGCACAAGTTTGGCAGGTTTGCGTGATGGTGGTCGGGCAATTGGGCTTGAATCACGGCCTGCTCAAGCGATTTATAGCGCCTTACAACATATACAATTGCCAGCAATTGCCCACCTCAAGGGTGGCGAAGGCCATTATGTCGTGATTCACAAATGGTCACCAACCTCAGTGATTGTGCTTGACCCCAGTCGTGGCTTGCGCACGCTCAGCAAAGCTGAATTTGAGGCCATGTGGAGCGGCTATTTAGTTGAATTTAAGCCCACCGCAGCGCTCAAACCTCGCGATATGGATGTTAAACCGTTCAAAACGCTCTTGCAGCTCGCCCGCCAGCACAAACTCATTTTGGGCATTGTGCTCTTTTTCGCCTTGCTTGCAACCTCGTTAGGCTGGGTAACCTCGTTTTTTATGCAAATCTTGATCGACTCGATTATCCCAAATCAGGATCAAGCGCTGCTTTTCGCCTTAGGTTTAGGGTTGATTCTCGTTAGTGTGTTTCAATCAGCGCTCCAATTTGGCCGTTTATGGCTTAGTGCCAAGGTTGGGCAGCATGTCCATCAAACCTATTCAGCCCAATATATTGATCGTCTGTTACGCCTACCCATGAAAGTATTTGATGTTCGCTGTATCCCTGGCCTCGTGTTGCGGGTTACCCAAGCCGATGGCGTGCAATTAGCGCTTTCTGAAGGATTAATCACCATTTTGGCCGATGTAGCAATGTTTCTGACTGCATTAGGGATTATCGCATTCTACAACCCAATTGCTGCCTTGATTGCTGCTGCTGCCTTACCACTTGTTTGGTTTGTTTTATTCGCATTGAATGATCGGGTTTATAATGCTCAATTAGCCTCGATTATTCGAATGGAAGAATTTACTTCGCAGATGGTCGATGTATTTGATTGTGTTCGAACAATCAAAGTATTTGGCGCTGAGACTGAATATAAAGCCTTACTCAACGAAAAATTAGCTAATTTCACAAAATCTCGCATGGACAGCCGAGTTAATATCGCATTGCCCAGCGCATGGAGCGTCTTAGCAACCTCATTAATTACTGCCTCGATTTTATGGTATGGCAGCAGCCAAGTATTTGCTGGGCGCATGACTCCAGGCGAGTTAGTTGTTTTGTTTGGGATGGTCGCATTTTATCTCCAACCAATCCAACGTTTACCTGCCACAATTCTCAATCTGCGAACCGCTTTATTGGGCATTGAACGGATGGATGAAATTACAACCTTACCAGACGAAGCTTCACGAACAAGCGAACCAATCGCATTGGCAGAAGTCAAGGGCGAAATTAAGTTCAATGATGTGCATTTTGCCTATATGCGCAACAAAATGGTGCTGAAAAAGCTCAATTTTGAAATCAAGCCTGGCGAAACTGTAGCAATTGTTGGGGAAACAGGCTCAGGTAAGACCTCATTAGCCAACTTGATCGCAGGTTTTTATCTCCCAACTCACGGCGATGTATTAATTGATGGCATCAGTACGCGCAATATCGACCCCGATGAATTACGGCGCTCGATTAGCGCTGTCTTTCAAAATACGCGGCTGTTGCAACAATCGATTCGCGAGAACATTACATTGATGCGCGATACCGATTTAGAATTAATTCGCAATGCAGCCAAAATTGCTCAGGCCGATGAATTTATTTCAGGCCAAATGTATGGCTATGAGTCGCAAGTAGCACGTGGTGGCGATAATTTCTCCTCTGGTCAAGGCCAACGCATCACGCTTGCCCGCGCATTGCTCAAAAATGCACCAATTTTAATTCTCGATGAAGCCACTAGCAACTTGGATAGCGCCACCGAGCAAGGGTTTTTACAAGCCCTCGAAGATAATCGAGCTGGCCGCACTACCGTGGTGATCGCCCACCGTCTGAGCACCATTTTACGCGCCGACCGCATTTTGGTGATGGAGAATGGCGAAATCATCGAATCCGGCAGCCATGACCAACTTGTAGCTCAAGCTGGCCATTACTACAACTTGATCAAAGGCCAAATCACCAAGCCAACCCCCGAGCCAATTGCCATGCCCGAAACCCATTTGAATCAACTCGCGGCCTAGGAAGGAACTGCGAAGCCTGCTACCTTGGATTCAAGGTAGCAGGCAGGTTGAACTTGCCTCGCATTACTAGCGGTCAACTATCATCAAGTAAGGAGGGTGTAAATTTTAACATACTATCAATAATTAAGCCTGATAGTGTGTAATTCTAAGAGTATTTTATTAAAAGAACAATTAAATTCTATCACTACCAATAAGTAGCGACAATTAATTAAGCTATTTTTGGATATATTCATTTAATAATACGTATAATTTTATAAAAGTAAATATCATTATATAATCATAAAAATACACAAATTAATCTTGACATATGCGAAAATATTTCTATAATCATGCTCATTGCTGGAATTGAACAAGAATCTATTGTTCAACAATTAATCGAATAAATTTAGAGGAGGATCAACAATGCGTGATCACACAATGCTGGTAGGAAAAACCGAAGATGTAATCATTTTCGGCCTGACCTACCTCGAAGAAGAAGCTGCTGAAATTCAAGATGTCGTTGGCTGTTTGATGCCAATTGGCAGCGAAGGCTATACCGTTACAGGTTGTGATGATTCCGACGGCGGAAATCCAGGCGAAATGATTCCCTAATTACGCTTGAATCGATGCTTGTAGCTAATTTTTCTAAAGGAGTCCTAATTATGGAATTCGAGAACACCAAAATCGAAGAACTGCCAGTCATCTTCGGCCTGACCTATCTTGAAGAAGAAGCTGCTGAAATCGAAGATATCGTTGGCTGTTTGCTGCCAATCGATGGCTATTCGGGCACCAGCTGCGACGACGTTGACGCAATTCCCTAGTTCAATTCCAATTCTTTCCGCTATCAATAATTGTGTGTAAAGGAGTGATCTTAATGGAATTTGAGAATACCAAAACCGAACAACTGCCAGTAATCTTTGGCCTGACCTACCTCGAAGAAGAAGCTGCCGAAATTGATGATGTCGTTGGCTGTATTATGCCAATCGATGGTTATTCAGGCACAAGCTGTGATGACAGCGATCAAGGCTATCAGATTCCTTAATACGTTTCGTTTGCTGTCGGTTTATTTTTAGCTATTGTGTAAAGGAGTCCAATTCATGGAATTCGAGAACACCAAAATCGAAGAGCTGCCAACAATTTTCGGCCTGACCTACCTCGAAGAAGAAGCTGCCGAAATTGAAGATATTGTTGGTTGTATCGTCATTAATGGCTTCTCGGGCACAAGCTGCGACGATAGCGACGATGGATATCTGATTCCCTAATCAATTGAGCTGAAGTGTTATCTAATGTGTGTAAAGGAGTCCTATTCATGGAATTTGCAAACATCAAAACTGAAGAACTGCCAGTAATCTTCGGCCTGACCTACCTTGAAGAAGAAGCTGCTGAAATTGAAGATGTTGTTGGTTGTATTGTGATCAACGGTTATTCAGGTACAAGCTGCGATGATAGCGACGTTCCTCCAGGTACTCAGATTCCCTAAATCCTCATTTAAGTATTAATTGGTACATTCCAGCAATCAAGCGAGCCATGGTTTTCCATGGTTCGTTTTGTTTTAGTATCGATTCAACTTAGCTATAATCATATAATGACCAATATATTTAGTAATTAGGATTAATAAATTATCACAGTCAATAACCATTAAATATATTTCATCCTGAGAATGTTGGCAAGAACCAACTACGGCAGTGCATTTCATAACTTACTGCTAGTTGTTCCATATCCAGCCAGCAAAAAATAATATCACTATACGTTATTGAATCAACTAAGTTAACTGGTTTTTCAGCCCATTTTGATTCCCAAATCGGTTCATCATAATGTTCATGCTTCTGAGCTTTTTTATGCATTTTTGGATCGACAAATCCATGATCTGCCAAATGTACAAATTTATGATAAAGCTGAATAATTGGTTTCCATAGCCGGCAAGTCTGCCAGAAATCATAGTGAATATTGATTCGGGCAAATATGCGTGCTTGGTTGATTAATTCAGTATCTTTCAAAGAATCCAATCGAGCTTTTTGCGCACGAAACGCGGAAAATGCTGCTAATAGTTTAGGGCGTTTGGCATAAAACCCTAAAATGTCGATTGTCAAATCATTATTTCCTAGGCGATTTTTAGCTGGAATAAAGATTGTTGTATAGGTAGCATCATTAAATTGACCATTTTGGGACGGCAAGTTGATTTTATCAATATAATCGTTCAGACAAACCCAAAAGACGTTTTTTGTTTGTTGATCAATTAATAATGCTAAAACTGGCCGACTTGCGCCTAAACTATGAATTATTTTAAGCAAACTAGTAGGGATATTCATAGGAAGCACTTCTAATTGATTTGGTTCCAAGTTACGCATAATTGGATGATGCGGTGGTGGGATTTCCAAGACCTGTGGTTCGATAGGAGTTGTCCAATCAAGATAACACAGCAATTCTTCCCCAATCCAAGGCTGAATTTCGGCTTGATTGATAGCTACACCAGCAATTTCAATGTTTATATGCAAACCGAGTTGCGGCAGATACTCGCTAATCTGCCAAGTATGTGGCAAAGCTTGACGCACCATTGCTACTATTTCTAGCTTCGACTTGGGATAGCTTGGCACAGTACTCCAGTTGATCGGCAATGGCAAAGCTGGGATATTTGCCCGAAATTCAGCCAATGGTTGAAGTTGATCAATACATGTTGGGCACGTTTGAACAATCGTCCGCAGCCAAGCATAAATTGGCTCAAAACTGTTCGAATCTAAGGCCGAACAGTAAACGGGTTGATGTGGCCGTCCATGTGGATCAATTTTGGCCATCAATGGCGCTAGCAGATTAACGCTTGCAAGATCAGCTTTTGTGAGCACCCATAGCTATGGCAACGTATCTTGTCAACGACCCTGCAAATTATTGTAACCCATCCCCAACCTACAACGTCTAAAGCAACGCTGAGTGTTAACGTTTGGAGGTTTGGCATGCAACGCAAACAATTATTTTGGCATTGGGCTGGCGCGGGGCTGGCGGGGGTTTTGTTACTCGTTGGTTGTGGTAGGCTACAAAAAACAAGCTACGCAGCAGGCCAATCGCTTGCCGCAATTACTCCCACTAGTGGCTATAATTTTCT carries:
- a CDS encoding herpeto-tandem family RiPP (Members of this family are commonly found in the genus Herpetosiphon, encoded by tandem genes.) — protein: MEFANIKTEELPVIFGLTYLEEEAAEIEDVVGCIVINGYSGTSCDDSDVPPGTQIP